In one window of Frigoriglobus tundricola DNA:
- a CDS encoding beta strand repeat-containing protein, with protein MIGSFWRRWLAQRPAPLRRPRPALRPRVEALECRCVPATLVVDPSVPSDYQNISAAVAAANTGDIIQVAAGTYSGVNDLDLTLNKAITIESANGAASTIIDCSASNFAIVNADCTIQGFTFKNANSSDLSVISVQISCTITGCAFENDTNLGGNGAAFELTGGTSTISNCTFDHCAGAGAISARGGSADISSCTFTNGNGQNGGAGGGGAINLNNGNVTITGSTFTGNTGGNQAGGVFFWRNGALTVTLSTFTNNTASYGGVILEGAQGIDSPASFSQCTFSGNSATIAGGVASLEAGSSGTTTFTATNCLFLNNSAPEGAVIDAKTAGAYPNVANVINSSFYGNQATGGGNGTISGGATSTVNVTNSILYGDLSPVEISTADPPAAVHIDHTDIQGGHAGTGNLNADPLYVNPVGGDLRVQGNSPAVNAGTTGTGIPAADFLGTARDPQPDLGAYEYVLTVTTGAIATTQYSAFTGAVATFTDSTSMTAAVSAFTATIDWGDGTGTSAGTVTQPGGAGTPYVVSGTHTYTTFGPETLTVTVAAVTTLGSGTSGITVNQDVVTHFVVTAPTAGTAGTAFGFTVTAADAAGSTVPGYTGTVHFTSSDGRAVLPGDGTLTNGSGTFTATLNSAGQQTISAADTVTSSVAGSTGSIGVAPVVTASTAGLAADTPEIVIHGSGFDPNVANDRVAFNNGAAGTVTAASPTALTVTLTTRPAGVGGLTAIVTVDTIDSGPAVQVATVTPVAYTPTVAVAFGPLGEVLEVVDSAGVLTQYDATGAHVISGGVRGASVAFEPTGEVLLVTFRTGALVRYDPTGTYVLNTSGVQSASLTYGPFGEAGEVVDSTGQLTRYDAAGAHALAGGVSSASLAQTPFGEVLFVTYRDGSLVKYDATGAHAVAGGVSSASLARVEPAGEVLYVLYLDGSLVRYDARGARPLGTVA; from the coding sequence ATGATCGGCTCATTCTGGCGCCGGTGGTTGGCCCAGCGCCCCGCTCCGCTCCGCCGGCCGCGACCGGCGCTCCGACCCCGGGTCGAAGCGCTCGAGTGTCGGTGCGTACCCGCGACACTCGTGGTGGACCCGAGCGTACCGTCGGATTACCAGAACATCAGTGCCGCCGTTGCCGCGGCGAACACGGGCGACATCATCCAGGTCGCGGCCGGTACCTACAGCGGCGTTAACGATCTGGACTTAACGCTCAACAAGGCGATCACCATCGAGTCCGCCAACGGCGCCGCGAGCACGATCATCGACTGCTCGGCGAGTAATTTCGCCATCGTGAACGCCGACTGCACCATTCAGGGCTTCACGTTTAAAAATGCCAACAGTAGCGACCTCAGCGTGATTTCCGTCCAAATCTCTTGCACGATCACCGGATGCGCGTTCGAGAACGACACGAATCTTGGCGGCAACGGTGCCGCGTTCGAGCTGACCGGTGGCACGAGCACCATCAGCAACTGCACCTTCGATCACTGTGCCGGGGCCGGGGCGATCAGCGCGAGGGGGGGCAGCGCCGACATCAGCAGTTGCACGTTCACCAACGGCAACGGCCAGAATGGCGGCGCGGGCGGCGGCGGAGCGATCAACCTGAACAACGGAAACGTCACCATCACCGGGTCCACCTTCACCGGCAACACCGGGGGCAATCAAGCCGGTGGCGTGTTTTTCTGGCGCAACGGTGCTCTTACGGTCACCCTGTCCACGTTCACCAACAACACTGCCTCCTACGGCGGCGTCATTCTGGAGGGCGCCCAGGGCATCGACTCGCCCGCTTCGTTTTCGCAATGTACGTTCAGCGGCAACTCGGCGACCATCGCCGGCGGTGTCGCCTCCCTGGAAGCCGGCTCGTCCGGCACCACGACGTTTACCGCGACCAACTGCCTCTTCCTCAACAACAGCGCGCCCGAAGGTGCCGTCATCGACGCGAAAACGGCCGGCGCCTACCCCAACGTCGCCAACGTTATCAACTCGAGCTTCTACGGAAACCAGGCGACCGGCGGCGGGAACGGCACGATCAGCGGCGGGGCCACCTCCACGGTCAACGTCACCAACAGCATCCTCTATGGCGACCTGTCGCCCGTGGAGATCTCGACGGCCGATCCGCCGGCCGCGGTCCACATCGATCACACGGACATCCAGGGCGGTCACGCGGGCACCGGCAACCTCAACGCCGACCCGTTGTACGTCAACCCGGTCGGAGGGGACCTGCGCGTTCAGGGCAATTCGCCGGCCGTCAACGCCGGCACGACCGGCACCGGAATTCCCGCGGCCGATTTTCTCGGCACCGCCCGGGACCCGCAGCCCGATCTGGGGGCCTACGAATACGTCCTGACGGTCACCACCGGCGCGATCGCCACCACGCAATACAGCGCGTTCACCGGTGCGGTAGCGACCTTCACCGATTCGACCTCTATGACGGCGGCCGTCAGCGCCTTCACCGCCACGATCGATTGGGGCGACGGAACGGGCACGTCCGCCGGAACGGTGACCCAACCCGGCGGGGCGGGCACGCCGTACGTCGTATCGGGGACCCACACGTACACCACGTTCGGCCCCGAGACCCTCACCGTGACGGTCGCGGCCGTGACCACACTGGGTTCGGGAACGAGCGGGATCACCGTCAACCAGGACGTGGTCACCCATTTCGTGGTGACCGCGCCGACCGCGGGCACGGCGGGCACCGCCTTCGGCTTCACCGTTACCGCCGCGGACGCGGCCGGCAGCACCGTGCCGGGTTACACCGGAACCGTCCACTTCACCAGTTCGGACGGCCGCGCGGTGCTGCCGGGCGACGGCACCTTGACCAACGGGAGCGGTACGTTTACCGCGACCCTGAACTCGGCGGGCCAGCAGACGATTTCCGCCGCAGACACGGTGACCTCTTCCGTCGCCGGCAGCACCGGTTCGATCGGCGTCGCCCCCGTCGTCACGGCCAGTACCGCCGGCCTGGCCGCCGACACCCCCGAGATCGTGATCCACGGCTCCGGCTTCGATCCGAACGTTGCGAACGACCGTGTCGCCTTCAACAACGGCGCCGCCGGTACGGTCACCGCCGCCAGCCCGACCGCGCTCACCGTGACCCTTACCACGCGCCCGGCCGGCGTCGGCGGCCTGACCGCCATCGTCACCGTCGACACGATCGACAGCGGCCCCGCCGTGCAGGTCGCCACGGTGACGCCCGTCGCCTACACGCCGACGGTCGCCGTCGCGTTCGGACCGCTCGGAGAGGTGCTGGAGGTCGTCGACTCGGCGGGCGTGCTGACGCAGTACGACGCGACCGGGGCGCACGTGATCAGCGGCGGCGTGCGGGGCGCGAGCGTGGCGTTCGAGCCGACCGGCGAGGTGCTGCTGGTGACGTTCCGGACCGGCGCTCTGGTGCGGTACGATCCCACCGGCACGTACGTGTTGAACACCAGCGGGGTACAGAGCGCGAGCTTGACGTACGGGCCGTTCGGGGAGGCGGGTGAGGTCGTTGATTCGACGGGTCAACTGACCCGGTACGACGCGGCGGGGGCTCACGCCCTCGCTGGCGGGGTGTCGAGCGCGAGTCTGGCACAAACCCCGTTCGGGGAGGTGCTGTTCGTCACGTACCGGGACGGCTCACTGGTGAAGTACGATGCGACGGGGGCTCACGCCGTCGCTGGCGGGGTGTCGAGCGCGAGTCTGGCGCGGGTGGAACCGGCCGGCGAAGTGCTGTACGTCCTCTACCTGGACGGCTCACTGGTGAGGTACGACGCGCGGGGCGCTCGTCCCCTTGGCACGGTCGCGTGA
- a CDS encoding UvrB/UvrC motif-containing protein, whose protein sequence is MSRTPTDGKKRQPRLFAGDDFDGFGPSRFRPADEEPPARVIVGKRVSRLKRGVKEHAPKAPGVYGMLDGRDRLIYVGKAKSLRCRLLSYFRENSRDPKAGKIIGQTRRLLWEQTGDEFAALLRELELIQRLRPKFNVLGVPGFQRHHYICIGKTPAPYVYVTKTPTGKEQGIYGPFVRRTQSEDGARRLNHWFKLRDCPQTVAMNFAEQGELFEHDRAAKCMRFELGTCSGPCAGACTRKDYGAGVRGAKAFLDGRNRSILKTLREQMEAASAALEFEKAMSLRDKLQAVQWLDDRLGLLRQARDRNSFVYPLVGHDNRVRWYLIHRGEVQAVCFPPAPESAPQVTNLLAATFTDHPASAELSDVAVDSVLLVAAWFNRRADERDKLLTRGQAEEVCAKPHGPAATPEAATP, encoded by the coding sequence ATGAGCCGAACACCCACGGACGGGAAGAAACGCCAGCCGCGCCTGTTCGCGGGCGACGACTTCGACGGCTTCGGGCCGAGCCGCTTCCGCCCGGCGGACGAGGAGCCGCCCGCCCGCGTGATCGTCGGGAAGCGGGTCAGCCGCCTCAAGCGCGGGGTGAAGGAGCACGCCCCGAAGGCGCCCGGCGTGTACGGGATGCTCGACGGCCGCGACCGCCTCATCTACGTCGGCAAGGCGAAGAGCCTCCGCTGCCGGCTGCTGTCGTACTTCCGCGAGAACAGCCGCGACCCGAAGGCCGGTAAGATCATCGGCCAGACGCGGCGGCTGCTCTGGGAGCAGACGGGCGACGAGTTCGCGGCGCTCCTGCGCGAACTGGAACTGATCCAGCGGCTCCGGCCGAAGTTCAACGTCCTCGGCGTGCCCGGGTTCCAGCGGCACCACTACATCTGCATCGGTAAAACGCCGGCCCCGTACGTGTACGTCACCAAGACCCCGACCGGCAAGGAACAGGGCATCTACGGCCCGTTCGTGCGCCGGACCCAGTCCGAAGACGGCGCCCGCCGACTCAACCACTGGTTCAAGCTCCGCGACTGCCCGCAAACGGTGGCGATGAACTTCGCCGAACAGGGCGAGCTGTTCGAGCACGACCGCGCCGCGAAGTGCATGCGGTTCGAACTCGGCACGTGCAGCGGACCGTGCGCCGGCGCGTGCACGCGCAAGGACTACGGCGCCGGCGTGCGCGGCGCGAAGGCGTTTCTCGACGGCCGCAACCGGTCCATCCTGAAGACGCTCCGCGAGCAGATGGAGGCCGCGTCCGCGGCGCTCGAGTTCGAGAAGGCGATGTCGCTGCGCGACAAGTTGCAAGCGGTGCAGTGGCTCGACGACCGCCTCGGCCTACTGCGGCAGGCCCGCGACCGGAACTCGTTCGTCTACCCGCTCGTCGGGCACGATAACCGCGTTCGGTGGTACCTGATCCACCGCGGTGAGGTGCAAGCGGTGTGCTTCCCGCCGGCCCCGGAGTCGGCGCCGCAGGTGACGAACCTGCTCGCGGCCACGTTCACCGATCACCCCGCATCGGCGGAGCTGTCGGACGTGGCCGTGGACAGCGTGTTGCTGGTGGCGGCGTGGTTCAACCGCCGCGCCGACGAGCGCGACAAGTTGCTCACACGCGGTCAGGCCGAAGAGGTGTGCGCGAAGCCGCACGGGCCGGCGGCGACCCCAGAAGCGGCGACGCCGTGA
- a CDS encoding fasciclin domain-containing protein, which produces MKVRLFAAGALAALIGLTAPRSGPAADTSSIYETLKLMQNHTVLFVATTEAKEAETLKGDGPHTLFAPTDAAFKRLDDATIKKIATDKDTVKQLLRSHLVSGKRMAADLKKLDGMDLRTLRGNALKVEDAKDGLRVGGAKLVDADIRCSNGVIHVIDTVLPVTK; this is translated from the coding sequence ATGAAGGTCCGGTTGTTCGCCGCGGGCGCCCTCGCTGCGCTGATCGGTCTGACGGCGCCGCGGTCCGGCCCCGCGGCCGACACGTCGTCCATTTATGAAACGCTCAAACTGATGCAGAACCACACGGTGCTGTTCGTCGCGACGACCGAGGCGAAGGAGGCCGAGACGCTGAAGGGCGACGGGCCGCACACCCTGTTCGCGCCGACCGACGCCGCGTTCAAAAGGCTCGACGACGCGACCATCAAGAAGATCGCCACCGATAAAGACACGGTGAAGCAGCTCCTCCGCTCGCACCTGGTTTCGGGTAAGCGCATGGCGGCCGATTTGAAGAAGCTCGACGGAATGGACCTGCGGACGCTTCGCGGCAACGCGCTCAAGGTGGAAGACGCGAAGGACGGCCTGCGGGTCGGCGGGGCAAAACTCGTGGACGCGGACATTCGGTGCAGCAACGGGGTGATCCACGTCATCGACACCGTGCTGCCCGTGACGAAGTGA
- a CDS encoding BON domain-containing protein, which produces MTTCPVLSPEPADALTSSPLGQLRRLVVTADSTQVVITGRVSSYYLKQMAQETVRPVLGARTLLNRVEVNPELT; this is translated from the coding sequence ATGACCACCTGTCCGGTTCTCTCCCCCGAGCCCGCCGATGCCCTCACGAGCAGCCCCCTCGGCCAGCTCCGTCGGCTGGTTGTGACCGCTGACAGTACCCAGGTCGTCATCACGGGGCGCGTGTCGAGCTACTACCTCAAACAGATGGCGCAGGAAACCGTTCGGCCGGTCCTCGGCGCCCGCACGCTCCTCAACCGCGTCGAAGTGAACCCGGAACTGACTTGA